The stretch of DNA CTTGAATACTTCTATTCATTCTAAGTAAGATGCCTTCATCAGTAATAATTCTTTCTAAATCTTCTTTTCTTTGACGATTAAACTTTTTTGAAGTTTCAAGTTTCTTAGTTCTTTCCCCCAATGGAATTTTAGAATTATTTCCTTTAATACATTTACTCTTAAAGCTACAATTACTACAGTCCTCACATGAATAAATTGTTTTTTCACTTTCATATCCTGTTTTAGATTTCTTGAACTTTATACCATTGACTTTTAGAGTCTTACCATTCTGGCAAATAAATAAATCATTCTCAGCGTCATAATCCATATTTTCTATTCTGCCAATATCATTCTTATACTTTCTTGTCTTTGATATTTCATAATTAGAAGGTTTAATAAATGCTATTTGATTATTATCCTCAATAAATGAGTAATTCTCTTCACTTTCATAGCCAGCATCAGCAACTATTTTTGAATATTTAAAATTTAGATGCCATTCCATACTTTTTAAAAAGGGTATTAATGTAGTAGTATCTGTTGGCTGTGGTCCCACAGTAAGCCACGAAATATATTCTGCATCAACACCGTGTTGTACATTATAAGCAGGTTTAAGTTGACCATTTTTCATAGCATCTTCTTTCATTCTCATAAAAGTAGCGTCATTATCTGTTTTTGAATAACTATTTCTTTCTCCGCAGGTGTATACTTTTTGGTTATATTCTTTGAATTTTGAAAGATACTCTTCAAGCTTCTCTATAGATTTTTGAAGTGGTGATTTTCTTTTACCACATCCGTGGACGAATTCAATAGTTTCAATTTTCTTTAATTCATAAAGCCTTTTCTTTAGCTTTTTTACGTGCCTCATTTGAACTTTATTTTTATAAATCAATTTAATACCATAAAGTTCTTCGCATTCTTTTACAAGGTCGGCTATTTTTGTTAATAATTTAGCCATGTTTTTTGTCACAGCTTTTTTCCAAACGAATGTATATTTATTTGCATAAGCTTCTATTTTAGTACCATCAATAAATATTGATCTGCCTGATATTTCTCCAATCTCATAAAGAAAATTAGACATTTCAGCCAATATCTTTTCAGCACATGGAGCAAAATGTAAACTTCTAAATCTTGCAAATGTTGAGTGATCCGGAGCAGATGCCCCTTCGAGTAAAAACATAAAATTTATATCTCTAAGACATGCTGTTTCTATATCTCGTGAAGAATAGAAACCATTCATATATCCATAAAGCACAATCTTTAACATGTTCGTTGGCGATACTTGATTTTCTCTTATTTTAGAATAAGTAGAATATAGGTCAGTTAAATCCATCTCCTCTACAAACTGACTTAGTAATCTCACCGAATCATTTTCTGGAATTATGCAATCTATATCAAAAGGAAGTTTTAATTGATAAAACTTTCGATTTACAGTATAATTTTGTTGTAAAATATTTTTTAGTTGCATAAAAAACATTTTACCATAAATCCTAAACTATTGAGTTTAGGATTTATTTTTTTTGCATCAAAAAGGAGCTGTGCACTATTATTTAGTGCGACAGCCCCATTTTTTATTTGATTTAAGATAATATTAATGAAATCAAATGAAAACATAATGGAGCTAAAAATACAGTCATTATTCCCGCAATACCTATTGATAATGAACTCATCGCTCCTTGAGTTTCTCCAAGTTCTAAAGCTTTGGTTGTACCAACAGCATGAGAGGCAGTCCCAATAGCTATTCCAACAGCTAATTCACTTTTAATTTTAAATAAGTGACAAAGGGTAGGTCCTACAACTGCTCCCATAATACCAGATACTATTATTGCAAGTACTGTAACTGGTACTAGTCCACCTAATTGATTTGTTATTTCAATACCTATTGGAGTTGTAACTGATTTTGATAATAATGATATAGTAAGTACATTTTCTAAACCAAAGGTAAAGCATAAAATAATTACTGATGTTATTCCAACAAAGCTACCTATAAAAATACCAATAAGAATAGGGACAAGATTTTCTTTTAATAAATGAAACTGCTTGTATAAAGGAACTGCTAACACTACAGTTGCAGGCCCAAGAAACATATTAATAAATTGACCTCCATTATTATAAGAGTCAAAATCTATATTAAATATAACTAAAACTGCAATAATTATAGCAATAGCTATTAATAATGGATTAAATATGGGAAGTTTTGTTTTCTTATAAACAAATAATCCAATTTCAAAAGCTAATAATGATAGCACTATACCAAATAGTATATTGTTTGTTAAAATGTCCATTAAATTTCTTCACTTCCGTTCTTTTTTTTATTCAACGTATTACTTACCACTTGAACTACTAGTCCTGTAACTACAATTACAATTGCTGTTGCAACTGCACATATTAAAACTATTTTAATAAGACTAGATTTTATGTTATCAAAAGAAGTTAAAAGTCCAACTCCTGCAGGTATAAAGAAAAATGCTAAATGATCAAGAAAAAAGTTTGAAACAGTTTCTACACTTTCTACCTTTATTACATTAGTACATAATAATAAAAGTAACAATAGCATTCCTATTATATTTCCAGGTACAGGTAGACCAAGTCCTTTTGAAATTAATTCTCCTAATAAGTAAATTCCTAGAATTATGATTGACTGTCTAAATAATTTCATATAAACCCTCCTTAGTTAGTCCCCATTATTATAATTTAGCACTATTTTATTTATTAGTAAATGGCATTAAATACTTATTGAAAGATGTTAACCTTTTCCTGTATAATTTAATTTAGCTTATCGAAAAAAGGAGTGAAAATATGGAAAAAACAGAGAGAAATTACTATTTCGATAACTTAAAAACTTTTTTAATAATATGTGTAATTATAGGAAATTCTTTAGAACTTGCAAATCCTACTTCAGTAAATATACATACTTTTATATTAATACTTTACATATTTCATATGCCTATGTTTGCATTTGTATCTGGATATTTTTCGAAATTAAGTAGACGAACAACAAAAGAAAAAGTAATAGATACAGTGAAAATTTATTTTTGTACACAAATATTTTATACACTATTTAATTTTTTAATACTTGGAAAATTAAATGTTAAATTAGAACTTTTAATGCCACAGTGGACATTATGGTATTTATTATCTCTAATTTTTTGGTACATAATATCAGACTATATAGATAATTATAAAAAATGGATAGTATGTACTGTTATTTTATCAATGTTAATTGGATTAGATGGAAGCGTAGGAACTATAGCAAGTGTTTCTAGAACTGTATTTTTTCTTCCATTTTTCATAGGTGGACGAGCTTTTAAAAAGGAATATATAAATAAATTAAAAGAACATAAATTAAAAATCATAATTTCTACAATAGTAGTATTTATAATATTATTAGTATTAAGTAAGGAGACTCCTATAGAATTATTATTTGAATATACAAATTATACTTGGTATTTTGAAAGACCATGGTTTCCTATGTTTATAAGGGGATTTCATTATATAGCTTCTGTTATAGTAGGAACATTTATATTTATAATAATTCCACAAAGAAGTATGAAAATAAATATATTAGGAAAACACTCTCTAATAATGTATATAACACATTCTGGTATATGCCAAATTCTACTAAAAACTAGAATGGTAAAATATGATAATCTACTTGCAACCATTTTATCAACTTGCGTGGTTGTTCTTAACGTATCAATATTTACATTAACATACGTTAAGTATAAAAATTGGAGAAAAGAAAAAGCAACAGAATATAAATATTGTTAATTTATAAAATAAAAGAGATATTGGCTTATTGTAGGCTAATATCTCTTTTTAACTTTATTTTAGCTTTTAAATTTTAACAAATTACTACATGAAATCATATTATAAAACATGAAAGTAAT from Clostridium chauvoei encodes:
- a CDS encoding CidA/LrgA family protein, with protein sequence MKLFRQSIIILGIYLLGELISKGLGLPVPGNIIGMLLLLLLLCTNVIKVESVETVSNFFLDHLAFFFIPAGVGLLTSFDNIKSSLIKIVLICAVATAIVIVVTGLVVQVVSNTLNKKKNGSEEI
- a CDS encoding acyltransferase family protein translates to MEKTERNYYFDNLKTFLIICVIIGNSLELANPTSVNIHTFILILYIFHMPMFAFVSGYFSKLSRRTTKEKVIDTVKIYFCTQIFYTLFNFLILGKLNVKLELLMPQWTLWYLLSLIFWYIISDYIDNYKKWIVCTVILSMLIGLDGSVGTIASVSRTVFFLPFFIGGRAFKKEYINKLKEHKLKIIISTIVVFIILLVLSKETPIELLFEYTNYTWYFERPWFPMFIRGFHYIASVIVGTFIFIIIPQRSMKINILGKHSLIMYITHSGICQILLKTRMVKYDNLLATILSTCVVVLNVSIFTLTYVKYKNWRKEKATEYKYC
- a CDS encoding IS1182 family transposase codes for the protein MQLKNILQQNYTVNRKFYQLKLPFDIDCIIPENDSVRLLSQFVEEMDLTDLYSTYSKIRENQVSPTNMLKIVLYGYMNGFYSSRDIETACLRDINFMFLLEGASAPDHSTFARFRSLHFAPCAEKILAEMSNFLYEIGEISGRSIFIDGTKIEAYANKYTFVWKKAVTKNMAKLLTKIADLVKECEELYGIKLIYKNKVQMRHVKKLKKRLYELKKIETIEFVHGCGKRKSPLQKSIEKLEEYLSKFKEYNQKVYTCGERNSYSKTDNDATFMRMKEDAMKNGQLKPAYNVQHGVDAEYISWLTVGPQPTDTTTLIPFLKSMEWHLNFKYSKIVADAGYESEENYSFIEDNNQIAFIKPSNYEISKTRKYKNDIGRIENMDYDAENDLFICQNGKTLKVNGIKFKKSKTGYESEKTIYSCEDCSNCSFKSKCIKGNNSKIPLGERTKKLETSKKFNRQRKEDLERIITDEGILLRMNRSIQAEGSFAQVKHDMNFRRFMCRGQKNVLAESILIAMAHNVNKLHNKIQSNRTGKHLFELKEAL
- a CDS encoding LrgB family protein: MDILTNNILFGIVLSLLAFEIGLFVYKKTKLPIFNPLLIAIAIIIAVLVIFNIDFDSYNNGGQFINMFLGPATVVLAVPLYKQFHLLKENLVPILIGIFIGSFVGITSVIILCFTFGLENVLTISLLSKSVTTPIGIEITNQLGGLVPVTVLAIIVSGIMGAVVGPTLCHLFKIKSELAVGIAIGTASHAVGTTKALELGETQGAMSSLSIGIAGIMTVFLAPLCFHLISLILS